The Echinicola rosea genome has a segment encoding these proteins:
- a CDS encoding thiol-disulfide oxidoreductase DCC family protein, with translation MTKISSQYDIVLFDGVCNLCNQAVDFIIQRDSKNNFKLASLQDDISKKLLKGKNLNESYLDSIVLLREDKVYYKSRAALEITKKLKGFWPLLYGFIIIPNFLRDPLYDWIARNRYKWFGKRETCRFPTEEDKMKFLSEEDL, from the coding sequence ATGACAAAAATATCCAGCCAATATGATATTGTCCTATTCGATGGAGTCTGCAACCTGTGCAATCAGGCGGTGGACTTCATCATCCAACGGGATTCTAAAAACAATTTTAAACTGGCTTCCTTACAAGACGACATCAGTAAAAAACTGCTGAAAGGGAAAAACCTAAATGAATCTTATTTGGATTCGATCGTCCTTCTTCGTGAGGATAAGGTGTATTATAAAAGCCGGGCAGCACTGGAAATCACCAAGAAGCTAAAGGGATTCTGGCCACTTTTGTATGGTTTTATCATTATCCCAAATTTTTTACGCGACCCACTTTATGACTGGATCGCACGCAACCGCTATAAATGGTTTGGCAAAAGGGAAACCTGCCGGTTTCCTACCGAAGAAGACAAAATGAAGTTTTTGAGCGAAGAGGACCTTTAA
- the fabD gene encoding ACP S-malonyltransferase, protein MKAYVFPGQGAQFPGMGKELYESNDEAKKLFDQADEILGFKISEIMFDGTAEQLKETKVTQPAVFLHSVILAQTTADFKPDMAAGHSLGELSALVATGALSFEDGLKLVYQRALAMQEACEINPSTMAAILGLDDDKVEDICKSIEREIVVAANYNCPGQLVISGSNEGIKIACEKAKEAGAKRALPLPVGGAFHSPLMEPAREKLEKAIASTEFKQPLCPIYQNVSTKGETDVETIKKNLIAQLTAPVKWTQSVQHMVADGATDFIECGPGKVLQGLVKKIHKEAEVSGL, encoded by the coding sequence ATGAAAGCTTATGTTTTCCCCGGTCAGGGAGCACAATTTCCAGGAATGGGCAAAGAATTGTACGAATCAAATGATGAAGCCAAAAAACTGTTTGACCAAGCTGATGAGATTTTAGGCTTTAAGATCAGTGAAATCATGTTTGATGGCACCGCTGAGCAACTCAAAGAAACCAAAGTAACCCAACCGGCGGTATTTCTCCACTCGGTCATCTTGGCCCAGACCACGGCAGATTTCAAGCCGGACATGGCTGCAGGACACTCTTTGGGAGAGCTTTCTGCATTGGTGGCCACCGGAGCATTGTCTTTTGAGGATGGGCTCAAGCTGGTTTACCAAAGGGCTTTAGCCATGCAAGAAGCCTGTGAAATCAACCCTTCTACCATGGCCGCTATCCTCGGTCTCGACGACGATAAGGTAGAAGACATCTGTAAAAGCATAGAACGCGAAATCGTCGTGGCCGCCAACTACAACTGCCCCGGACAATTGGTCATTTCCGGCTCCAATGAAGGCATTAAAATTGCCTGTGAAAAAGCCAAAGAAGCTGGTGCCAAACGTGCACTTCCACTACCGGTTGGTGGAGCTTTCCATTCTCCCTTGATGGAGCCTGCAAGGGAAAAGCTGGAAAAAGCCATCGCTTCTACCGAATTCAAACAGCCTCTCTGCCCTATCTACCAAAATGTCAGCACAAAAGGGGAAACAGACGTGGAAACCATCAAAAAGAACCTGATCGCCCAGCTGACAGCACCTGTAAAGTGGACCCAATCCGTGCAGCACATGGTGGCCGATGGCGCAACAGACTTCATCGAATGTGGCCCAGGAAAAGTACTCCAAGGCCTCGTGAAGAAAATCCATAAAGAAGCTGAAGTTTCCGGACTTTAA